The following proteins are co-located in the Phragmites australis chromosome 10, lpPhrAust1.1, whole genome shotgun sequence genome:
- the LOC133930127 gene encoding uncharacterized protein LOC133930127 has product MQKVVALSSCEAEYIAAATAACQAVWLARLLAEILDSVVSKPVLRVDNKSTISLIKNPVHHDRSKHIDTRFHLIWEYAHNGQIEVRFIRTDEQLGDVLTKPLCKIKFQELCTKIGLRLFRRMAIVGLCANGALTCAVFAWEHSEKEGRAVSQIEAWVYTHRGKNPQDPTSLNIEDAAACLEKYKTKAIELNGPDFDWLHSPVDARAIYQCCFGRPHGKWATFNGMVDDGEVLAVANSHCESSRVFNHQHREEEHEREGCPKMRALQRKMGWIFTAKEYAQTLLEWGRGVQNQYNSMQSFMQNVAQHTGMSASAVPSPLSLPPPPTCGVSALQILLLKMLSISALGSCHHVFSSLCICYEECIFFFSAIVIFGTGYIALEGQLL; this is encoded by the exons ATGCAGAAAGTGGTGGCATTGTCGAGTtgtgaagctgaatatattgctgctgctactgctgccTGTCAGGCTGTTTGGTTAGCTCGGCTACTAGCTGAGATTTTAGATTCAGTTGTGAGCAAGCCGGTGCTAAGGGTGGACAACAAGTCCACCATTTCATTGATCAAGAATCCTGTGCATCATGACCGGAGCAAACATATTGATACTAGGTTTCACTTGATCTGGGAGTATGCACACAATGGGCAGATTGAAGTGAGGTTCATTAGAACTGATGAGCAACTTGGTGATGTTCTAACAAAGCCACTTTGCAAGATAAAGTTCCAGGAGCTCTGCACCAAGATCGGCCTTCGCCTCT TTAGGCGCATGGCTATTGTTGGGCTGTGCGCGAATGGTGCTCTGACATGCGCTGTGTTCGCATGGGAGCAC TCTGAGAAGGAAGGGAGAGCAGTATCTCAAATTGAGGCATGGGTCTATACACATCGTGGGAaaaatcctcaagatccaaCCTCACTGAACATAGAAGATGCTGCTGCATGCCTA GAGAAGTACAAAACAAAAGCTATTGAGCTAAATGGTCCAGATTTTGATTGGTTGCACTCTCCGGTGGATGCAAGAGCCATTTATCAGTGCTGTTTTGGTAGGCCACATGGGAAATGGGCTACATTCAATGGAATGGTTGATGATGGCGAGGTCCTAGCTGTGGCAAACAGTCACTGTGAATCTTCGAGAGTCTTCAACCATCAACATCGAGAAGAAGAGCATGAAAGAGAAGGTTGTCCGAAGATGCGCGCCTTGCAAAGGAAGATGGGGTGGATCTTCACTGCAAAGGAGTATGCTCAGACCCTTTTAGAGTGGGGAAGAGGGGTACAAAACCAATATAATAGCATGCAAAGTTTTATGCAG AATGTGGCTCAGCATACCGGGATGTCTGCAAGTGCAGTTCCATCTCCACTTTCCCTGCCCCCTCCTCCTACATGTGGAGTATCAGCACTCCAAATCCTTCTCCTCAAAATGTTAAGTATTTCAGCTTTGGGTTCCTGCCACCATGTATTTTCTTCCCTGTGCATTTGTTATGAAGagtgcatttttttcttttctgctaTTGTGATTTTTGGCACTGGTTACATTGCCTTGGAAGGGCAACTGCTGTGA